Genomic segment of Streptosporangium sp. NBC_01755:
TGCACCGGATGGACGCCGAGCTCGCACTGGGCGTCCCGGTCACGGTCGACGAGGAGACGGCGGCCGACGGGGTCGAGGAGTTCCTCGACGTCCTGCCGTACGCGCGGTGGAACCCGGGCGTGGCCGAGTTGAGGGGCGGAGGCGAGACGATCTCCCTGCAGGCCGACACCGGGGCCGGATGGGTGATCACTCTTGACCCCGACCGCTTCCATCACCGGCGGTCTCTGCGGCCGGGGAGCGTGACCGTACGTACCGCCACGTCGGCCGACCTGCTCCAGGTCGTGTGGGGGCGGCGCAGTGCCGACGACTACGCCGTCGAGGGCGACGAGGGGCTGTTGGGCTGGTGGCGGGAGCTCGCCAGGGTCTGACCGGCGGAAAGGGCGACGAGGGGCTGTTGGGCTGGTGGCGGGAGCTCGCCAGGGTCTGACCGGCGGAAGTTGAATACCCGCCCCGGGATTCGGCCAAGAAACAGCAGATCCCCGGGAGGGCTCGCCGCCGGGGCCGCCGCCCCGTGGTGCCATGCCCCTATGATCAAGATGTCTCAGGTGGTGGCCTCGACCGCGCTCGTCTCCATGAGCCTGTTCGGCGGTGCCGCGCTCGCGGACTCCGCGTCCTCCACGGTGGCGGTGGAGGGAGACCGGCCGCAGATCACGATCGTGGGTGAGGGACGCCTGTCCGTCACTCCCGACGTCATGAAGCTGGACGCCGGTGTCGAGGTGATTCGCCCCACCGCGGGAGAGGCGTTCACCGCCGCCCGCGCCGCCGCCGCCGCGCTGACGAAGGCGCTGCTCGCGGCCGGGATCGCGGCCAAGGACCTGCGGACCAACGAGCTGTCCCTGGGCCCCCAGTACAAGGACTACCCCACGATCTCCGGTTACCGGGCCGCGCAGGGCGTCGAGGCGGTGGTGCGTGACATCGACGCCGCGGACGACGTGGTCGACGCGGCGGTCGCGGCCGGCGAGGCGGTCCGGCTGGACAGCATCTCCTTCGAGGTCTCCGACAACCGCGCGCCGCTCAGGCTGGCGCGCGAGGCCGCCTTCAGGGACGCCAGGACCCGCGCCGCGCAGTACGCCAGGCTCGCGGGGCGCAGGCTCGGCCGCGCGCTGGAGATCAGCGAGGAGAACGTCACTCCGCCGCGGCCGTTCTTCGCCGCCGGTGCGATGGCGGACAAGGCGTCGATCAGCCCCGGACGCCAGGACATGTCGGTCAGTGTCAGGGTGGTCTACGAGCTGGATTAGGCCCCGCTCAGGCGGTGCTCCCCCGATCCCGGGTACGCGACAGGTTCCCGGCACGCGACGGGCCCCGGCGGGTCACCACCCACCGGGGCCCGTCCACCCCGCGGTCAGGGCAGCGCCAGCATCCGGTCCAGAGCGACCCCGGCCCAGTGGGCGGTGTCGTCGTCCACGGTGATCTGGTTGACGACCTGGCCGGCGGCGAGCGACTCCAGCGCCCACACCAGGTGCGGCAGGTCGATCCGGTTCATCGTCGAGCAGTAGCAGACGGTCCGGTCCAGGAACGTCACGTCCTTGTCGGGGAACATGGCGCCGAGCCGCTTGACCAGGTTCAGCTCGGTGCCCACCGCCCAGGAGGACCCGGCGGGAGCCTCCTCGATCTTCTTGATGATGTACTCGGTCGAACCGACATGATCGGCCTTGGTGACGACCTCGTGCCTGCACTCGGGGTGGACCAGCACGTTGACGCCGGGGATGCGCGCGCGGACGTCGTCCACGCACTCGGCGCTGAAGCGGCCGTGCACCGAGCAGTGCCCCTTCCACAGGATCATCTTGGCGCCCGCGAGCTGCTCCGCGGTCAGGCCTCCGTTCGGCCGGTGCGGGTTGTAGACGACGCACTCGCCTGGCGACAGGCCCATTTCCAGCACCGCGGTGTTGCGGCCCAGATGCTGGTCGGGAAGGAAGAGCACCTTCTCCCCGCGTGAGAAGGCCCACTCCAGGGCGCGCCTGGCGTTGGAGGAGGTGCAGACGGCGCCGCCGTTGCGCCCGCAGAAGGCCTTGATATCGGCGCTGGAGTTCATGTAGGTGACGGGGACGGTGATGTCGGCGATCCCGGCGTCCTCCAGCGCCTCCCAGCACTCCTCGACCTGGTCGAAGGTGGCCATGTCGGCCATCGAGCATCCGGCGGCGAGGTCTGGCAGCACCACCTTCTGGGAGTCGGAGGTGAGGATGTCGGCGGACTCGGCCATGAAGTGCACGCCGCAGAAGACGATGTACTCGGCGTCAGGCCGGGCCGCGGCCTCCTTGGCGAGCTTGAACGAGTCGCCGGTCACGTCGGCGAACTGGATGACCTCGTCGCGCTGGTAGTGGTGGCCCAGTACGAAGACCCTGTCACCGAGCGCCGCCTTCGCCTTCCTGGCGCGTTCCACCAGCGCCGGGTCGGACGCGGACGGCAGTTCGCCCGGGCAGTCGACACCGCGCTCGCTGTGCGGGTCGACGCCCCTGCCCAGGACGAAGAGCGGAAGCCCGGTCTCGGTGGTCGTCATGGCCACACCCCCTTATCGTCGAAGTGACGACTAATGATGACACACGTCATTGGGGCTTTATTCCAGGGGAGGGAGTTTTGTCCAAAGGAGGAGGCGTGTGTTGTCTCAGGAATGTGTACCGGGGGACGGGTGTTGGTAGCGTCTGAGAAGGACGTCAGAAACAGACAGCCGTTCCCGGGGAGCGGCTGACGCAGACGCGGGAGTCACCACATGTCGG
This window contains:
- the nadA gene encoding quinolinate synthase NadA, producing MTTTETGLPLFVLGRGVDPHSERGVDCPGELPSASDPALVERARKAKAALGDRVFVLGHHYQRDEVIQFADVTGDSFKLAKEAAARPDAEYIVFCGVHFMAESADILTSDSQKVVLPDLAAGCSMADMATFDQVEECWEALEDAGIADITVPVTYMNSSADIKAFCGRNGGAVCTSSNARRALEWAFSRGEKVLFLPDQHLGRNTAVLEMGLSPGECVVYNPHRPNGGLTAEQLAGAKMILWKGHCSVHGRFSAECVDDVRARIPGVNVLVHPECRHEVVTKADHVGSTEYIIKKIEEAPAGSSWAVGTELNLVKRLGAMFPDKDVTFLDRTVCYCSTMNRIDLPHLVWALESLAAGQVVNQITVDDDTAHWAGVALDRMLALP
- a CDS encoding SIMPL domain-containing protein, producing the protein MIKMSQVVASTALVSMSLFGGAALADSASSTVAVEGDRPQITIVGEGRLSVTPDVMKLDAGVEVIRPTAGEAFTAARAAAAALTKALLAAGIAAKDLRTNELSLGPQYKDYPTISGYRAAQGVEAVVRDIDAADDVVDAAVAAGEAVRLDSISFEVSDNRAPLRLAREAAFRDARTRAAQYARLAGRRLGRALEISEENVTPPRPFFAAGAMADKASISPGRQDMSVSVRVVYELD